One Dermatophagoides farinae isolate YC_2012a chromosome 1, ASM2471394v1, whole genome shotgun sequence genomic region harbors:
- the LOC124492305 gene encoding casein kinase I — protein MSMSYDSNSWLEDDYEPVKVANGQDIKPDTIIGGNFKTLEKLGSGSFGQIFLGQNIDGRSPKVAIKFEPSKDRGAQLSNELKIYKLLHGKDDQVIGFPKVFWFGQWFRYNVLVIELLGKNLDEVFQSCGQNFTIKTILYLVLQLLNRFEFIHSKNIAYRDVKPENFLLGYPGLANRNIVHVVDFGLSKEFIDPNTGQHIPFREGKNLTGTARYMSINAHFGIEQSRRDDLESLGHLFMYFLRKGKLPWSGLKASTLKERYRKIGHIKQTTPPENLSEGYPREFANFLTYTRSLRFDQQPDYDEWKKNFGNLFRKYNDGVKYEWEGKIV, from the exons ATGTCTATGTCttatgattcaaattcatggTTGGAAGACGATTATGAACCGGTTAAGGTTGCCAATGGACAAGATATAAAACCAGACACAATAATTGGTGGTAATTTTAAAACTTTAGAAAAATTAGGATCAGGTTCATTTggtcaaatttttcttggtCAAAACATTGATGGCCGTTCACCAAAAGTGGCGATAAAATTCGAGCCAAGCAAAGATCGAGGAGCACAATtgtcaaatgaattgaagaTATATAAACTTCTACATGGCAAAGATGATCAAGTTATAGGCTTTCCAAAAGTGTTTTGGTTTGGTCAATGGTTTAGATACAATGTACTAGTTATCGAACTTTTGGGAAAAAATCTGGATGAAGTATTTCAATCATGCGGACAGAATTtcacaatcaaaacaattttataTCTGGTTTTACAATTATTAAATCggtttgaatttattcatagCAAAAA taTTGCATACAGAGATGTAAAACCGGAAAATTTCCTTCTAGGTTATCCAGGATTAGCCAATCGTAATATTGTACATGTTGTAGATTTTGGTTTATCTAAAGAATTCATCGATCCCAATACTGGTCAGCATATTCCATTTCGGgagggaaaaaatttgactgGTACGGCTCGATATATGAGCATCAATGCACATTTTGGTATTGAACAATCAAGACGTGATGATCTTGAATCTTTGGGTCATTTGTTCATGTATTTTCTGCGTAAAGGTAAATTACCATGGTCTGGTTTGAAAGCATCCACTTTGAAAGAACGTTATCGTAAAATTGGCCATATAAAACAGACGACACCTCCGGAAAATCTATCCGAAGGTTATCCACGAGAGTTTGCCAATTTTTTGACATATACAAGATCTTTACGATTTGACCAACAAccagattatgatgaatggaaaaagaattttgggAATCTATTCCGGAAATACAATGATGGTGTGAAATATGAATGGGAAGGGAAAATTGTTTAA